The genome window AAGCTGCTGCAATACAATCTCAAGATAGCCTTGCCGTCCCGGTTGTCAAGCCTGACGGGGCATGAGGCCGATCTGTATTCAACCCTGCAGATCAGTGAAAGCGTTCTTACTGAAGAGCCGCAATTACAGGGCATTCTAGATGTCCTCACCTGGAGCGGGCCAGCGCCCATGGGCTTAGATCTCCTGGCCACGCTCGTTGGAGTGGAAGACCATGCCGAACTCACCAATGCCTTGAGTTTAGGTACGGCTTTACGCATTCTTCAGCACACACCGGATACCGACAGCTACGCGTTACACAGGCTTGTGCGCGAGGTCCGCCGCGAACAGAATCCACTGGCTGAAAGGCCTACCTGGGCCGCCGACCTATGCCAGCGGACCGGTGACTGGTTCGATGCCCATCGGAGAGACTTCGCGCAACTGCCGCGTTTCGAGTCCGAGATAGACCATCTGCGGGAATGGCACGATCACTCGCTGAAGTTCGCACCACAGCAGGCCAGTCGTCTCACCTGGCTCCAGGCCTACCCGCCGTTTCACCGAGGCCAGCCCCGTGAAATAAAACGACTCGTCGAAATTTCACACAGCGAGTATGATCAGCATGGTTGCAATGACAGACCCCTCCTCGCCCATTTAAATAATGACCTGGCATTTTCGATATGCGAGCTTGGCGATCCGAAAGGCGCGCTAGAATTGGCCGAGCAGGTACTTGCCGTGCGGCGGGAGTTGTTCGGCGAACGGCACCCCGATACGGCCGATTCCCTCAACAATGTTGCCATTTGTTGCGGCAAATTGGGCGACCCGAAACGAGCGCTGGCATTGGCAGAGCAGGCCCTTGCCGTGCGGCGGGGGTTGTTCGGCGAACGGCACCCCAATACGGCCGATTCCCTCAACAATGTTGCCGGTTGTCAAAGCGAGTTGGGCAACCCGAAAGGCGCACTGGAACTTTCCGAGCAGGCATTGGCCATTCGGCGGGAGTTGTTCGGCGAACGGCACCCCAATACGGCCGATTCCCTCAACAATGTTGCCATTTATTGCAGCAAATTGGGCGACCCGAAAGGCGCACTGGAATTGGCCGAGCAGGCATTGGCCATACTAAGAGAGTTGTTCGGCGAACGGCACCCCAGTACGACCAATGCCCTCAGCAACGTCGCCATGTGTCACAGCGCGTTGGGCAACCCGAAACGCGCGCTGGAACTTTCCGAGCAGGCATTGGCCATCCAGAACGAGTTGTTTGGCGAACGGCACCCATCCACGGCCACAATTCTTTACAATATGGCTGATTACCTGCGACGGCTTGGTAATACGTCTATAGCTTATGCCTACGCCCAAAAGGCGCTCGAAATAGAGACAAGCATTTTCGGGTCCCAACATTCAACCACCTTGAAAACTGCCAAACTGCTGTCACGAATCGGGCGTCCAGGCTTCCGTGTGCCATCCTTAAAGAAAACCACGAATAAGAATAAAAAAGGGAAGGCTCGGAGATAGCTTGGCTGGGAGAGCAAATGGGGCTGGAGGAAAATCAATATTTCAGTCCAAAAATAAACAACTGTTTGGAGGGTATCGACGAAAACTCGATCTGCGGCACCCTGGATGCGCTCGCGGCCTCAACGTACAGATGTACGCCTCCGGCTGCGATGCTCCCATGGTACCACATCTGGAGTTTTCTATTAATGATCATAGATATTCCTGTGATGAGACAAATCAATACTAACGAACTTATCTCCGTAAACATCCAACCAGTCTCTCGATAATGCCTTAAGTTTTTGAAGTACCCCCTCTTCCCCCCACACTTTTGCTTGCGTCGCTCCGCCCAATCGTTCCTTTCGATTTCCCCCTACGGGGCTTTTCGCCCGGCATCCATATTATTCATTGATTAGCTGCCGGGCTGCGCTGGCCGGTGAATCGGGGGCCGAAGGCGCGTAGCGGAATCGTCCAGATTCGTCGTCTGGTGAGGATTCGAGACCGTCGGCGTATCGTGTGATACGCCAGAGGTCCGGACCGGAGGCAGGCGGCGGATATGGGCGATTCCCCCCGATTCACCGGCCGTCCAAGTGATCGCATCGAAAAAAAGGGCCCTATAACCTTTCAGTTATAGGGCCCTCTGCTTTGCCTTCTCTGTTCTTTCCGCTACTATATCAGCGCCTCCAGGCTCTCCGGTTCCTTTGCTGGCGGCGGCTCCAGCTGCTCTAGGGCCGCCATCTCGTAGTTGCGGTACTTGCTGTAGCCTGTGCCTGCCGGGATGATCCTTCCCATGATTACGTTTTCCTTCAGGCCTCTCAGATAATCCACCCGGCCTTCGATACTCGCCTGGGTGAGGACCTTCGTGGTATCCTGGAAGCTTGCGGCACTGATGAAGCTGTCCGTGATGAGGCTGGCCTTGGTGATGCCCAGGAAGAGCGACTCTGCTTCTGCCCTTCTTCCTCCCTGCTCCAGGACCCTCCGGTTCTCCTCTTCAAATACCCACCACTCGACCGGCTCGTCGATGATGAAATTCGTGTCGCCCACATCCTTAATCCTCACCCTCTTCAGCATCTGCCGGACGATGACCTCGATGTGCTTATCGTTGATCTTCACGCCCTGGAGCTGATAGACCTCCTGGATCTCATCGACCAGGTATCTTTGCAGCGCCTTGATGCCGTTGATCCTGAGCACGTCGTGGGGGTTCACGGGGCCGTCCATTAAGGGCTCGCCCGCTTTCACATAGTCACCCTCGTGGACGATGATATGCTTGCCTCTCGGTATGCTATATTTTCTCGCTTCGCCGCGGTCGGGCTTCACGAGGATCTCTCTCTTGCCTTTGGTCATCTTGCCGAACTCCACGAAGCCGTTCACCTCGCTGACCATGGCATTCTCTTTCGGGCGCCTCGCCTCGAACAGCTCCGCTACCCTCGGGAGACCGCCGGTGATGTCCTTTGTCTTCGTGGTCTCCCGGGGCATCTTCGATATGACGTCGCCTGCGAATATGGCATCGCCTTCGTTTACCACGATATGGGCGCCCACGGGCAGCATGTACCTTGCGGGACTGCCGCTGCCGGGGACGACCTTGGTCTTGCCCTTGTCGTCTTTAATGGAGATACGGGGTCTCAGGTCCGTGTCCTTCGGCTCGATGATGACCTTATAAGAAAGGCCTGTAAGCTCGTCCTTGCTCTCCTGCATGGTCGTGCCTTCCGTGATGTCGCCGAACTTCACCCGTCCCGTCTCTTCCGAGAGGATGGGGATGGTGTAGGGGTCCCACTCGGCGATGATCTGGCCGTCAGTCACCTGATCGCCGTCATTCGCCTTGAGCCTTGCACCGTAGATGAGCGGATACCGCTCCCTTTCCCTTCCTGCTTCATCAAGGAGCGCCACTTCGCCGTTTCTGTTCATGACGACCGTGACGTTGTCCCTGTTGGTTACCACTTTCACGTTGATGAGCTTCATGTATCCGTCGTTTCGTGCCTCGAGGGTCGACTGCTCCACGCGCCTCGATGCGGCGCCGCCGATATGGAAGGTCCTCATGGTGAGCTGCGTTCCCGGCTCGCCGATCGACTGGGCGGCCACGATGCCCACCGCCTCGCCGATGCTCACGAGTCTGCCTCGCGCGAGGTCCCTGCCGTAGCAGAGGACGCATACGCCCCTCTTCGACCTGCAGGTAAGGGCGGAGCGGATCCTGACCTTCTCGAATCCCGCATCCTCGATCGCCTTCAGGTGCACTTCCCTGATCTCGTCGTTCTTTGCCACGATGATCTCGCCGTCGGGGTCCTTCATGTCCTCGAGCGCGACCCTTCCCAGCACCCTGGCCCCGAGATGCTCGATGACCTCGCCGCCTTCGATAAGGGAGCTGACCTCGATGCCGTCAAAGGTGCCGCAGTCGGTCTCCGAGACCACCACGTCCTGGGCCGCGTCCACGAGCCTTCTCGTGAGATACCCGGAGTTCGCGGTCTTGAGGGCCGTATCGGCAAGTCCCTTCCTGGCGCCGTGGGTGGATATGAAGTACTGGAGCACGTCGAGACCTTCACGGAAGTTGCTCGTGATCGGGGTTTCGATGATCTCGCCCGAAGGCTTGGCCATGAGCCCCCTCATGCCGGCGAGCTGCCTGATCTGCTGGGCGCTTCCTCTCGCTCCGGAATGGGCCATCATGAAGATGGGGTTTAAGCTGTTCTGGAATTCGACCTTCCCGTCCGGGCTTATTACCGTCTCGGAGCCGAGCTCCTTCATGAGCTCGTCCGCGATCCTCTCGGTCACGTCCGCCCATATGTCGATTACTTTATTATAACGCTCACCGTCGGTGATGAGGCCTTCCGAGTGCTGCCTCTGGACGTCGATGACCTCTTTATTCGCCTGGTCGATAAGCTCCTTCTTCCTCGACGGGATTTTCATATCGTCGACGCTGATGGAGATGCCGCCCAGGGTCGCATAGAAGTAGCCGAGGTCTTTCAGTCTGTCGGAAAGGATGACGGTGATCTTTTCTCCGCCTTCGCGGTAGCACTTATCCACGAGCCCGGCGATGGTCTTCTTGTCCATCACCCTGTTCATGAGGCCCCACATGTCGGCCATGATCGTCTGTCTCTTCTCCTCGGGGAGCTCCATGAAAGCATTCTCCACCACGTCCCGGAGTATTACCCTTCCTGTGGTGGTATCGACGATGGTATGGCCGAAGCGCACTTTTATCCTCGCGTGGAGGTCTACCTCGCCTGCATCATAGGCGATGACCACTTCCTCGGAGTCGGAGAATATCTTGCCTTCCCCCTTCGCATACTTCCTCTCGATCGTCAGGTAGTAGAGCCCGAGGACGATGTCCTGGGTGGGGACGATGATCGGTTTTCCGCTCGCAGGGGAGAGGATGTTGTTGGTCGACATCATGAGTACCCTGGCCTCGGTCTGGGCCTCGATGGAAAGGGGTATATGGACGGCCATCTGGTCGCCGTCGAAGTCCGCGTTGTAGGCGGGACATACGAGGGGATGGAGCTGAATGGCCTTGCCGTCGATAAGCTGCGGCTCGAAGGCCTGGATGCCCAGCCGGTGAAGGGTAGGCGCCCTGTTGAGAAGCACGGGATGCTCTTTGATCACCTCTTCGAGCACGTCCCATACCTCGGGCCTCTCCTTCTCCACGATCTTCTTCGCGTTCTTTATGGTAGTGGCAAAGCCCTTCTGAATGAGCCCGTTATAGACAAAAGGCTTGAAGAGCTCAAGGGCCATATATTTCGGGAGGCCGCACTGGTGGAGCCGAAGCTCCGGCCCGACCACGATAACCGATCTTCCGGAATAGTCGACCCGCTTTCCCAGGAGGTTCTGGCGGAACCGCCCCTGCTTTCCTCGCAGCATGTCGCTCAAGGATTTAAGGGGCCTCTTGCTGGCGCCGGTCACGACCCTGCCTCTCTTCGAGTTGTCGAAAAGGGCGTCGACCGCTTCCTGGAGCATACGTTTTTCATTCCTGATGATGATCTCGGGGGCGTTCAGCTCCATGAGCCTTTTGAGCCTGTTGTTCCTGTTGATGACCCTTCTGTAAAGATCGTTCAGGTCCGAGGTCGCAAACCGCCCTCCGTCCAGGGGGACGAGGGGCCGCAGCTCGGGGGGCAGGACGGGAATAATGTCGAGGATCATCCACTCGGGCTTTACGCCCGATGCGCGGAACGCGTCGACTACTTTCAGCCTGCGGGCGAGTTTCTTCTTTTTCGCGTCGCTCGCCGTGTCGCGCATCTCCTCGCGGAGCTTCTTCGTGAGGTCCTCGATCTCGATCTTCTTGAGGCACTCCCTCATCGCCTCCGCGCCGATGCCTGCGATAAAGGTGGCGCCGTACTTCTCGCTCCCTTCCATGTACTTCTCTTCGCTGATAAGCTCGCAGAACTCATGGGGTGAGTTCCCCGGCTCGATGACGATATACTGCTCGAAATAGAGGACCCTCTCCACCTCTTTGATGGTGAGCTCCAAAAGGGTGCCAATCTTGCTCGGCATGCTCTTCAGGAACCATATATGGGCCACGGGACAGGCGAGGTTGATATGGCCCATCCTCTCCCTTCTCACTTTCGACTGGATTACTTCAACGCCGCACTTCTCGCATATGATGCCCCTGTGTTTCATACGTTTGTATTTCCCACAGATGCACTCGTAGTCTTTTACCGGTCCGAAGATCTTTGCACAGAAGAGTCCGTCCCGCTCCGGCTTAAAGGTGCGGTAGTTTATCGTCTCCGGCTTCTTCACCT of Syntrophorhabdaceae bacterium contains these proteins:
- the rpoC gene encoding DNA-directed RNA polymerase subunit beta'; this translates as MDDYFKVFDKAKDPLSYAAIKISLASPELIEKWSYGEVKKPETINYRTFKPERDGLFCAKIFGPVKDYECICGKYKRMKHRGIICEKCGVEVIQSKVRRERMGHINLACPVAHIWFLKSMPSKIGTLLELTIKEVERVLYFEQYIVIEPGNSPHEFCELISEEKYMEGSEKYGATFIAGIGAEAMRECLKKIEIEDLTKKLREEMRDTASDAKKKKLARRLKVVDAFRASGVKPEWMILDIIPVLPPELRPLVPLDGGRFATSDLNDLYRRVINRNNRLKRLMELNAPEIIIRNEKRMLQEAVDALFDNSKRGRVVTGASKRPLKSLSDMLRGKQGRFRQNLLGKRVDYSGRSVIVVGPELRLHQCGLPKYMALELFKPFVYNGLIQKGFATTIKNAKKIVEKERPEVWDVLEEVIKEHPVLLNRAPTLHRLGIQAFEPQLIDGKAIQLHPLVCPAYNADFDGDQMAVHIPLSIEAQTEARVLMMSTNNILSPASGKPIIVPTQDIVLGLYYLTIERKYAKGEGKIFSDSEEVVIAYDAGEVDLHARIKVRFGHTIVDTTTGRVILRDVVENAFMELPEEKRQTIMADMWGLMNRVMDKKTIAGLVDKCYREGGEKITVILSDRLKDLGYFYATLGGISISVDDMKIPSRKKELIDQANKEVIDVQRQHSEGLITDGERYNKVIDIWADVTERIADELMKELGSETVISPDGKVEFQNSLNPIFMMAHSGARGSAQQIRQLAGMRGLMAKPSGEIIETPITSNFREGLDVLQYFISTHGARKGLADTALKTANSGYLTRRLVDAAQDVVVSETDCGTFDGIEVSSLIEGGEVIEHLGARVLGRVALEDMKDPDGEIIVAKNDEIREVHLKAIEDAGFEKVRIRSALTCRSKRGVCVLCYGRDLARGRLVSIGEAVGIVAAQSIGEPGTQLTMRTFHIGGAASRRVEQSTLEARNDGYMKLINVKVVTNRDNVTVVMNRNGEVALLDEAGRERERYPLIYGARLKANDGDQVTDGQIIAEWDPYTIPILSEETGRVKFGDITEGTTMQESKDELTGLSYKVIIEPKDTDLRPRISIKDDKGKTKVVPGSGSPARYMLPVGAHIVVNEGDAIFAGDVISKMPRETTKTKDITGGLPRVAELFEARRPKENAMVSEVNGFVEFGKMTKGKREILVKPDRGEARKYSIPRGKHIIVHEGDYVKAGEPLMDGPVNPHDVLRINGIKALQRYLVDEIQEVYQLQGVKINDKHIEVIVRQMLKRVRIKDVGDTNFIIDEPVEWWVFEEENRRVLEQGGRRAEAESLFLGITKASLITDSFISAASFQDTTKVLTQASIEGRVDYLRGLKENVIMGRIIPAGTGYSKYRNYEMAALEQLEPPPAKEPESLEALI